Proteins from a single region of Ziziphus jujuba cultivar Dongzao chromosome 1, ASM3175591v1:
- the LOC132804522 gene encoding uncharacterized protein LOC132804522: MGFNVSLSVTLRTTIERRDVYCGLIGVERRSARPLTATGRGRLGGNEELPSWTRGRGVGDSQTVMTWMQRKGLKNGRMWTIRAGVCETLLRRSDDRRASDDQISQPLSWKYKAIDTKLGHGNDTGCILGPANEDPISHSPLFGIAKLANIYIGLAFYMECCICVAKYREKDEVRQLPRSHMFHL; encoded by the exons ATGGGATTCAACGTTTCTTTGAGCGTTACACTCAGAACGACGATTGAGCGGAGAGACGTTTACTGTGGTCTGATCGGTGTAGAACGACGTAGTGCGCGACCACTTACCGCTACGGGAAGAGGACGGCTCGGCGGTAATGAGGAGCTTCCTTCTTGGACGAGAGGAAGAGGTGTAGGAGATAGTCAAACA GTGATGACGTGGATGCAGAGGAAAGGCTTGAAGAATGGGAGAATGTGGACAATTCGTGCAGGAGTTTGTGAGACTCTTTTGAGGAG GTCCGATGACAGACGAGCATCTGATGATCAAATTTCTCAGCCACTCAGTTGGAAATATAAAGCAATTGACACCAAGTTAGGACATGGAAATGATACTGGCTGCATTTTAGGCCCTGCCAATGAAGATCCAATAAGTCACTCTCCATTATTTGGAATAGCTAAGCtagccaatatatatattggtttggCATTTTATATG GAATGCTGTATTTGCGTAGCCAAGTACAGAGAAAAGGACGAAGTGAGACAGTTGCCCCGTTCCCATATGTTTCATCTCTAG